In Lujinxingia litoralis, a single window of DNA contains:
- a CDS encoding response regulator transcription factor: MSEERTLLIVDDNEIFRERLARAFRDRRFEVRVAEGHAAAIELASDESPEWAIVDMKMPGKSGLEVVRDLKGIDPLTKIVVLTGYGSIATAIDAVRLGAINYLQKPADADDIIAAFERGEQPPMSGADHDYQAPSLARAEWEHIQRVLADCGGNISEAARRLDIHRRTLQRKLDKYPPRE; encoded by the coding sequence ATGTCTGAAGAGCGTACCCTGCTGATCGTCGACGATAACGAGATCTTTCGCGAACGCCTGGCCCGCGCCTTCCGCGACCGTCGCTTCGAGGTTCGCGTCGCCGAGGGCCACGCCGCGGCCATCGAACTCGCCAGCGACGAGAGCCCGGAATGGGCCATCGTCGATATGAAAATGCCCGGCAAAAGCGGCCTGGAAGTCGTCCGCGACCTCAAGGGCATCGATCCCCTCACCAAAATCGTGGTGCTCACCGGCTACGGCTCCATCGCCACGGCCATCGACGCGGTACGCCTGGGCGCGATCAACTACCTGCAAAAGCCCGCCGACGCCGACGATATCATCGCCGCCTTCGAGCGCGGCGAACAGCCCCCGATGAGCGGCGCCGACCACGACTACCAGGCCCCCTCCCTGGCCCGGGCCGAGTGGGAGCACATCCAGCGGGTGCTGGCCGACTGCGGGGGAAACATCTCTGAGGCCGCACGCCGCCTGGACATCCACCGGCGCACCCTCCAGCGCAAACTCGATAAATACCCCCCGCGCGAATAG
- a CDS encoding ATP-binding protein encodes MSATDIPLPRTAGVEDVHRINFAWLIRLRWVAIIGQTAVVLVTNAFLDVEFPYPMLSLVLFFEVLSNLALIAWARTGRPRHKALVTLVLLADIAFLTGLLFLTGGAHNPFSLLYFIHVALAALLLRPLWTWAVTAVSVACYIGLYFFYSSQHLPWALRADIGSMEIQGKWAAFVVSSVVLAFFINMIQQTLNRREDELRRAREAELRNERLASLATLAAGAAHEFSTPLSTIALVASELHRGLESQDVPDHFLDDARLIREQVERCREILQQMSADAGESMGELARPAQLEELVALMLDGCRAPERVEVHIHTERPASLRAPVSALAQALRGLLNNALDASPPTQPVELSAYDDGDHLRLRIQDHGPGMPPEILARVGEPFFTTKPTGKGMGLGVFLARTLVEKIGGELFIDSELHRGTVITVLLPPGANTPVHSPTPTSPPLREPEDV; translated from the coding sequence ATGAGCGCCACCGACATCCCACTCCCCCGCACCGCTGGCGTCGAAGACGTTCACCGGATCAACTTCGCCTGGCTCATTCGCCTGCGCTGGGTGGCCATCATCGGCCAGACCGCCGTGGTCCTGGTCACAAACGCCTTTCTCGATGTCGAATTCCCCTACCCGATGCTCTCACTGGTCCTCTTTTTCGAGGTCCTCTCTAACCTGGCGCTCATCGCCTGGGCCCGCACCGGCCGCCCACGCCACAAAGCCCTGGTAACGCTGGTGCTCCTGGCCGACATCGCCTTTCTCACAGGCCTGCTCTTCTTGACGGGGGGCGCTCATAACCCCTTTAGCCTCCTCTACTTCATTCACGTGGCCCTGGCCGCCCTGCTCCTGCGTCCGCTCTGGACCTGGGCGGTGACCGCCGTCTCGGTGGCCTGCTACATCGGGCTCTACTTTTTCTACTCCTCCCAACACCTCCCCTGGGCGCTACGCGCCGACATCGGCTCAATGGAAATCCAGGGCAAATGGGCCGCCTTCGTCGTCTCCTCGGTGGTGCTGGCCTTCTTCATCAACATGATCCAGCAGACGCTCAACCGCCGCGAAGACGAGCTCCGCCGCGCCCGCGAAGCCGAGTTGCGCAATGAGCGCCTGGCCTCGCTGGCCACCCTGGCCGCCGGCGCCGCCCACGAGTTCTCCACGCCGCTTTCGACCATCGCGCTGGTGGCCAGCGAACTCCACCGCGGCCTGGAATCCCAGGACGTCCCCGACCACTTCCTCGACGACGCTCGCCTGATCCGCGAACAGGTCGAACGCTGTCGCGAGATCCTTCAGCAGATGTCCGCCGACGCCGGCGAGTCGATGGGCGAGCTGGCGCGCCCGGCCCAACTCGAGGAGCTCGTCGCTCTGATGCTCGATGGGTGCAGGGCCCCGGAGCGGGTCGAAGTCCACATCCACACCGAGCGCCCCGCCTCGCTGCGGGCGCCGGTGAGCGCGCTGGCCCAGGCCCTGCGTGGCCTGCTCAACAACGCGCTCGACGCCTCGCCGCCCACACAACCGGTCGAGCTCAGCGCCTACGACGACGGCGACCACCTGCGCCTGCGCATCCAGGACCACGGTCCGGGCATGCCCCCCGAAATCCTTGCCCGCGTCGGCGAGCCCTTCTTCACCACCAAGCCCACCGGCAAAGGCATGGGCCTGGGCGTCTTTTTGGCCCGCACCCTGGTCGAGAAAATCGGCGGCGAGCTCTTCATCGACTCCGAGCTCCACCGGGGCACCGTCATCACGGTGCTCTTGCCGCCGGGCGCCAACACCCCGGTCCATTCCCCCACGCCCACCTCACCTCCTCTCAGGGAGCCTGAAGATGTCTGA